The following coding sequences are from one Salvia hispanica cultivar TCC Black 2014 chromosome 3, UniMelb_Shisp_WGS_1.0, whole genome shotgun sequence window:
- the LOC125216765 gene encoding mRNA cap guanine-N7 methyltransferase 1 has translation MKRGYQESSSSSSYGPPQSKFKYNPEGDGQFLEDENTKIFARKVADHYSARTNQTLEEREASPIIHLKKLNNWIKSVLIQLYAKKGDAVLDLACGKGGDLIKWDKARIGYYVGIDIAEGSIEDCRTRYNGDADHHQRRKKFSFPARLLCGDCFEVRLDKVLAEDAPFDVCSCQFAMHYSWSTEARARRALANVSALLRPGGIFIGTMPDANVIIKKLREAEGLQFGNSVYWIRFDEEFDDKKFKSSSPFGIKYKFHLEDAVDCPEWIVPFHIFKALAEEYGLELVFVKNSHVFVDEYMKKPEFVELMRRLGALGDGKDDNSTLSPDEWEVAYLYSAFVLRKRGKPDQAPVSSRDKGKMNLSKEDIIFINDQP, from the exons ATGAAGCGAGGCTATCAAGAATCTTCATCATCGAGTTCTTATGGACCCCCTCAGTCCAAATTTAAGTATAATCCTGAAG GTGATGGACAATTTCTTGAGGATGAGAATACTAAGATATTTGCAAGGAAAGTGGCTGATCACTACAGTGCTAGAACGAATCAGACACTCGAAGAACGAGAAGCTAGCCCTATCATTCACCTGAAGAAACTGAATAATTGG ATAAAGAGTGTGCTGATTCAGCTATACGCAAAAAAAGGAGACGCCGTTCTTGATTTAGCTTGTGGAAAG GGTGGTGATCTCATCAAATGGGACAAAGCAAGGATTGGTTATTATGTCGGTATTGATATAGCTGAAGGATCG ATAGAAGATTGCCGCACGCGATATAACGGTGACGCTGATCATCACCAGCGTCGCAAAAAATTCTCCTTTCCTGCCAGACTCTTGTGCGGTGACTGCTTTGAG GTCCGTCTAGATAAGGTTTTGGCAGAAGATGCTCCATTTGATGTATGTAGCTGCCAG TTTGCAATGCATTACTCATGGTCTACAGAGGCGCGTGCCAGGCGGGCCTTGGCCAATGTATCAGCTTTACTTCGGCCAGGAGGCATCTTCATTGGAACAATGCCAGATGCCAATGTCATCATAAAAAAACTTAGAGAAG CTGAGGGGCTACAATTCGGTAATAGTGTGTACTGGATACGTTTTGATGAAGAATTTGACGACAAG AAATTTAAGTCTTCAAGTCCCTTTGGCATCAAGTACAAGTTCCATCTAGAg GATGCAGTGGATTGTCCTGAGTGGATTGTtccttttcatatttttaaagcaCTTGCTGAAGAG TATGGTTTGGAGTTGGTCTTTGTTAAAAATTCGCATGTATTTGTGGACGAGTACATGAAGAAGCCTGAGTTTGTTGAGCTCATGAGAAGACTCGGTGCTCTGGGTGATGGCAAAGACGACAATA GTACATTATCACCTGATGAGTGGGAGGTGGCCTACTTATATTCTGCTTTTGTGTTAAGAAAG CGAGGGAAACCCGATCAAGCCCCAGTCAGTAGTAGAGACAAGGGTAAGATGAACCTTTCAAAAGAAGATATCATCTTCATCAACGACCAAccttaa
- the LOC125215006 gene encoding 60S ribosomal protein L8-like, with amino-acid sequence MGRVIRAQRKGAGSVFKSHTHHRKGPARFRSLDFGERNGYLKGVVTEIIHDPGRGAPLARVTFRHPFRFQHQKELFVAAEGMYTGQFVYCGKKANLVVGNVLPLRSVPEGAVICNVEHHVGDRGVFARASGDYAIVISHNPDNGTSRIKLPSGAKKIVPSGCRAMIGQVAGGGRTEKPMLKAGNAYHKFRVKRNSWPKVRGVAMNPVEHPHGGGNHQHIGHASTVRRDAPPGQKVGLIAARRTGRLRGQAAATAAKADKA; translated from the exons ATGGGTCGTGTAATCCGCGCACAGCGTAAGGGAGCTGGTTCGGTGTTCAAGTCCCACACTCACCACCGCAAGGGCCCCGCCCGATTCCGCTCCCTCGACTTCGGCGAGCGCAACGGCTACCTCAAGGGAGTCGTCACCGAAATCATCCACGACCCCGGCCGCGGCGCCCCCCTCGCTCGCGTCACCTTCCGCCACCCCTTCCGCTTCCAGCACCAGAAGGAGCTCTTCGTCGCCGCCGAGGGCATGTACACCGGCCAGTTCGTTTACTGCGGTAAGAAGGCCAATCTCGTCGTCGGCAACGTCTTGCCCCTCAGATCTGTTCCCGAGGGTGCCGTCATCTGCAACGTCGAGCACCACGTCGGTGACCGCGGTGTTTTCGCTAGGGCTTCTGGCGATTATGCTATTGTCATCTCGCACAATCCTGATAATGGAACCTCTag AATCAAGCTCCCTTCAGGAGCCAAAAAGATTGTGCCGAGTGGCTGCCGTGCTATGATTGGTCAGGTTGCTGGAGGAGGCCGTACTGAGAAGCCCATGTTGAAAGCAGGAAATGCATACCACAAGTTCAGGGTGAAGAGAAACTCATGGCCCAAGGTTCGTGGTGTTGCTATGAACCCTGTGGAGCATCCCCATGGTGGTGGTAACCATCAACATATTGGTCATGCCAGTACCGTACGTCGTGATGCACCACCCGGACAGAAGGTCGGTCTTATTGCAGCCAGGAGAACTGGTCGGCTCCGTGGTCAAGCTGCTGCTACAGCTGCTAAGGCCGATAAGGCTTAG
- the LOC125212044 gene encoding organelle RRM domain-containing protein 2, mitochondrial, which produces MAMRAAATAALFANSQIGMGSGMKALYSTLSRFPFKLPESKIEKPPPAEPSTNLFVSGLNKRTTSEALHKEFAKFGEVVQAKVVTDRVSGFSKGFGFVKYATIEDATSGLKAMDGQFLEGWVIFVEYARPRSPLTPLNNAAPQRQW; this is translated from the exons ATGGCGATGAGGGCTGCGGCGACGGCGGCGCTGTTCGCTAATTCTCAAATTGGAATGGGATCAGGAATGAAGGCTTTGTACTCTACTTTATCCAGATTTCCCTTTAAACTACCCGAGTCTAAGATCGAGAAGCCTCCTCCCGCCGAACCCTCTACCAATCTCTTCGTCTCTG GGCTTAACAAACGCACTACAAGTGAAGCACTGCATAAAGAATTTGCTAAATTTGGTGAAGTTGTCCAAG CTAAAGTGGTTACTGATCGTGTATCTGGATTCTCTAAGGGTTTTGGTTTTGTGAAATATGCAACCATAGAAGATGCTACATCAGGACTTAAAGCCATGGATGGACAG TTTTTGGAAGGTTGGGTCATATTCGTAGAGTATGCAAGACCGAGAAGTCCTTTAACCCCATTGAACAATGCAGCGCCTCAGCGTCAATGGTGA
- the LOC125215776 gene encoding uncharacterized protein LOC125215776 encodes MKFLLELVACCGSSSEEERRPPEDARLLVAQRRKHDRGGREWRPSLSSISEDVLTARRINSSNVQQPAKGWQWHRSIKRKVASASQRDRRRSPAHDDFRRAHMSTVMPTFSPAPFMF; translated from the exons ATGAAGTTTTTGCTCGAATTGGTGGCTTGTTGCGGATCATCATCGGAGGAGGAAAGGCGGCCGCCGGAGGATGCGCGGTTGTTAGTGGCGCAGCGACGGAAGCATGATAGGGGCGGCCGTGAGTGGCGGCCTTCGTTGTCGTCGATATCGGAGGACGTGCTAACGGCGAGGAGGATTAATAGCAGTAATGTCCAACAGCCGGCGAAGGGTTGGCAATGGCACCGCAGCATCAAGAGAAAGGTCGCCTCCGCTTCCCAAAGAGATCGCCGCCGTTCCCCCGCTCACGACGATTTCCG GAGGGCCCACATGTCAACCGTAATGCCAACTTTTTCACCTGCGCCCTTCATGTTTTGA